Part of the Ziziphus jujuba cultivar Dongzao chromosome 8, ASM3175591v1 genome is shown below.
CAAGTTGTTTGCTACACACCAGCAACTTGTTTTCTACACCAACAACTTTAAAATTCACCATttcatttacttttattttatattttattatataatgaaTACTAGTTAGCATATGATTTGtgataaaataatactataagaATACGACCCCATTTTGTCATTCCCTGTTTTAGGATTGAGTTTTAAAAAACCTGgccattttctttcaaaagggATATCAGTTTCTTTCTTACCATTGTAAACAGAGCTTGAAGCTCAAGTTTTCCATTGTTTCCTCCACTGGAATCTTTgaattttcttagtttttcaaCTGGAATTAGTTACTTTTCTCTGTTTCCTacatcaatctctctctctattttgtTTGTGGTTTTCCCTCTTTCTCCTTCTAggctttaattctttttttatccCTTTCGCTCtttgtttgattttcttttgtttctatgttttcttttgttctttgttagtgtttttcctttgttttctttcGGATTTAAAGAGACATAGCAACTGAAATTTAGAGAATTGGCCTGCAAAGATTTACTGAAACTATATTTCAACAGGAAGATAAACCAAAAAATAGGAAAtaagtataataaaataaaattaaaatcaacaaTTTAAAGTATTACACATCATCATTCTATTTCATTCTATTCTAAACAAAACCATTTAAAAGAGACATTagtttatttaaattgataagaAATATTGTCCATTAAATAGATAAGTCAATGTGAGAAAAGCACTGGAATTACTAAAATTGAGCTTAGAAAGGAAACTCGAAATTTAACTAGTCCAACTCCATTAATAAACCCAAGCTCACAGAGCTTACAACGATCaacaatagaaaataaagtCTGACTCAAGCTTAAGGACCACCAAGCTTTTATACAAGCTAAAAAGGATGAAAAGAACTTTTTTAATCAATGACTACTGACTCAATGCTGAGTGGCAAGACTTGACCAATAAGAGACCAAATAAATGAGTCAGCTTTATGAGATGCTGCAGGAACACCACAATTACTATGGTAGCTCATCTGAGCACTCCTTGCCAATCAAGCGTACAAAATGCACCATATTACtaacacaaataaaaacaaaaagaaattaaggtCCACTAGTGGcccaataaaattcaaaactaaGCAACTGTAAATAAAAGCCCTAATTCCCAATTTGAAGGTCAATCAGGGAGCTGGAGTTGCAGAAGTTGAAGACAACACGAGCTCCTAGTCTTTCATTATGCATCAAACACTGTGTCACATAAGCATGAATACCTTTTATTTCTCATACCATATAAATTTCAATGAATAAAACTATTCGAAATGCTTTTAGCAACCTagttatttcttttcttctttttttttttttttttgaattaattagtAGGATTAATATGGCCCTGTCACTTATACATATcaaattatttctttatatacatatatatatatatatataaaagcattcATGTTCTTTTtctaataatattgaaataatattattttagcaTTCAAACAAAACCCACATGCATCAACAGTAGGGAAACCAAcaaacttaaatataatttggtttcatgaagaagagaaaaataaaaatgccgaATTCTttagtatttgtttatttatttttttgagggcAAATCAAAATTAATCTTGAGTCAATAATATCGTCTCTTATGGCTTTGTTTAGTAGATAAGCACATGAAATTCAAAGACGGGTAGCAGAACCCAAGGTCTGATCCATATTTGTAGATTGTTTTATACAAGTATATTTATGCACTCCAAGAAAGACATCTCTCATGAGAGGAAGCAAATTCCAATTTCCAACCCCATATTCATAAAAACTAGAATCCAACAGAGTAAACCACAGAGAGATAAAAACAAACTTTCTCTGAGCATGCAGAGAAGAATGTCCAAAgcatttcaatattattttaataattaaatatattgatgCATGAAACTAAATTAAAATCTTTCACTACTAAAATTTTTCAGCTACAAGTTTCAAACTTTTTATCCTCCCAACCCTTCTATTTCCCTTGACAACCATAGCCCCAACTatcaaatttgtaaaaattttttcctttttttctttttttttttttttttctttttttcggtgTACTAAGATCTAAAAGATATATATGTTCAGAGGAAGCTTAGACGCAGATCCAATGGCGGATGATCCATTCCCGTGTCGATTGCGTAGGGGAAAGCTGTTGTTTCTTTGCATTCATTTGCATGAAATCTCAACCTTTCCGATTCTGATTCACCAAATGAGTTTATTGGAAAAAGCTGAAGCGTTTCAATCACTCTTTCAGGCTCCGAAACCTGATTTATTTCTCCATAATCTGTAACATGCgggccaaaaaaaaagtttgaaactcAACTATCAAAAACACTGAAtagaaacaaaaggaaaagaaaaattataaaaattatcgGGACGTGCTGATAGGTAAatgactatgtatatatattatacacacacataccTTTTGGATATGAATTTTTTTCCTCACGAAGAATAAAATCTTTCTCATCAATGGAAACCCTTCGACGCTTCTGTCTTTCTCTAGCTTTATGGTTTTGAAACCAGTAAAACACGTTCTTGCTCTCGATCTTACCGTAAAAGCTAAGCTGAGAAGAGATCTTCTGAATCTGGTCAGTGCTCGGGGTGCGGAGTCCAGACCTGAACAGGTCAGTCAGAACTTTTACCTGTTCAGTAGTAGGATTCCAACGCCCACACTTTGTCCCCGTACCACCACGAtttccaccaccaccacaaccACCATTACCACGAACACTTCCAGCTTTAATACAAAAGCCTGACATGCCCTCCTCCATTTTTTGCAGCTAATTCTTTCAAGTTTTGTTGTCTCTCTCTGAAACTTTTACTTCTGAGCCTTCTGAACCCAAAACAATGTGAACCCGTGTGCATATATAATACCTTAAAAGTGaacaataacatatattataagcttttgatatatttttaaagtacaaaaatacatatattaatgcaTAGAGATTAACAactattgtttatttttctttttctttctccatcTGCTTTGTTTTTAGGGAATGTGAAGATTCAAATAATATGTGGATTTGTTTCGGTTTTATCTTTACCCTGTTCTTTGTGCAGAGAGAGAGATTAGAAATAGAGAGACATGCGCAAAAGCTGCCACTGTTCAACGTTTTGGTCTACGAGCAGACAAGATGTAAGTTTCACTAATTATGATTAAATTATATACAAACTTTGAAACTCAATGCTCTTGaaggttatatatttatttccttGAGTTCATCTTTATTGATGGGAATGGGGttttttttgtgcttttcaGTAAAGTGTgctttattactattatatatatatatatatatacacagagagagagagagagagagagagagagagagagagagagagagagagagtcgttTTCTCATTGGATCAACCTGATAATTTAAGCATCACAtcttacttcaaatatttaaaattaattagtgaTCAATTTAATGACATACTAAACTTAATTTGGACAAGTCTATAGACTCTATACTATATGAATCAAAAAACTattaatgcatttttaaatcttaatctaAATGTTGATTATACATATAACGATTCATAGTTATAATAAATTGATCTGGTGGTTGGAAAATAAATCTTCCATTATTAACTCTTAAATTATGTGAaagttgatatttaaaattcaattatctactaaatataaatttagtgacATGGTAAACTCTTATTAACTTGTGGCAAATGAATATTGTGTGGATCCAAATcactttaaatgaaatttttaattgCAACTATTGAAGTAATTTGAGAATTAAAAAAGATAGTGATGATGATAAAAACCATTAGATTGACATGATATgcatctatttttatatatatatgtatgacaaCTAACACTTACCACATAATCATCCTAtactaatcaaaattagaaaattactaattagataattcatatagatatatatatatatatatctatatatatatagatatgtagtcttattattataatatcgGTTCATGCTTTATTAGTAGACGTCCAACACCACCACGACATGTGAGTAAGccaaacatttatttttaaattaggaaagagTGTCTGCCAAACAcaatatagaataataatagcttatatattttcattgattAATGTTAAATGGGTGGTTGGCAAAAAGGGATTGATGCAAGTGAAAAGTCAAAGTTACGTATTGTCTGATCTAAGTTGGACGGTTGTGATCGCAAACAGACTGACATAGATACTCAGTTAGGTTGACCACAAGTACAGCTGAGTCAAAATAATTTGAGGGGTTAAACCTTCTTTTAAGGATGTGGGGACATAAACAAAAGACAAATAAAACCGCTAATTTGATATTTGGGAGGGACAACTCATTAACAGCCAAAAGTGGGGGGGGAGCAAATTGGATTTTATTATGTCATGTGCTTCCTTGTCTTAGCCAACTACATGCCCTTTTTATAGTCACTCGGTTTGCTTCACCTTTTGgttcaaaatatatacatataaaatatatatatctagggAATCTAAAAAGACACTTCTCATTTGATTGTTGGTGACCATTTCTGGGGTCGTTCTAAAGTTCAAGTTGCAATTTTGGAGTTTATGGCTTGTCCCTCAATTGGGTCGACGTCTATGCCTTTGAAGTTTTAAAAGTCTAGCTAGGTCAGATAATGGTTTATTAATGCATGCCATGGTAATTTAAATTAGTATCTTTATGAAAATGTTCATTTTGGATAGTGCAATGTTTACGGAGATCGATCATGGTAATATTTCAAACTAACCCTTGTTGGCTAATATCAGTCTGGACCACTAAGCCACTTAATATCAGAACTCtgaattttaagattttgttgCTGATACTGTCTGTATGTTATAGAGGTGCACAATATGCATGATTTTCTGAAGTGTATATCTGAAAGCATGCATACATATTCATGCACGGGTCTATATAACTTGATCATGGAGATTAATCTAGTCTGGTAGAGGAGAAGAGCCAAGTTGTGTTTTAGCAATAATTTTTCCAATTCCCAAGAATGTGTTGTACTCACGAGCATAAAATTTGTTCGGTTGTGATTGGAACAATTTATATCGTTTCAAATATTGTTGTGCTTTGATATATCTAATCTACCTTCTAGGAGTCTAGTAGTAGTAGACTAGTTTAATGAGTTAATTTCTTGTACAGGTAACCAATACTATTACTTCTTGTACAGGTAATTAACCATATATGATTCACCCAATTATACAGCCAAAAAACATACTTGTTAGTGGAACACTGCGCATTGGCTGGGTAGTGCTATTTGCCAACCTTGATCAGCATAATCTTGAAGATGTCTCTTATTGGAAAACACCTAGGAGGGaccaaaaaagaatttaaaaaaaaaattaaatagctaattttaattttgtgaattcCTTTTCAAAGAGATGGGTTTCTTTAAATAAACAAGAACCAAACCTATGAGCAGTAATTGGGAAAGGAACTCAAAAATGAAAAGCCAAAAACAAACAATAGTTGAAAGCTGAAAGGAAGGTGGTAGAGAGAAGGATAAGAAGGGATTGGCAAAAGTGCCAGATGTCGTATATGATTTGTCGTTTATTGTCCACCTGATACCCCTATACTACACCCACTTTTTTATGTTAGATGATTTTGGAGACAGAGAGAAaccaaaaacaaagcaaaaacaaaaacaaaaaaaccaaaaaaaaaattaaatggaatatTGGGGCTTTGAATTCTGCAACAGAGGAACGAGGAAAATGTTATTCAGTGAGATTCGAGAAGTCTTATGCTAGAATTAGGGCACGCGTGAAATCCACGCCGCCCCTCTCTCTTACCAATTTTCCATCTTTGTTTTTTCTGGCATTGCTGCCTCATAATAAATAAAGAGCAGTGGAAGGTTCACTTCCCACCATTCccacaaaattattttcttaataatcaatataataacATTATCATAGGCACTTTCTACTTTCTAGTGTCTCAATTCAATACTTTGCAAGCTGGGACCCATTTTAGGCATTTACTCTCCCATCACTTACCCACTTCCTGGCTTTTCAATACCTTATCATTGAGTACCAACCATTCTGCTTGGCAGTGAGTCCTAAGGTCAGGTCATCCGTATTTAGATGCATAACAAAAACGTGAAACTGTGTATTCAATACATCTTTTAGTTTTGTATAAGGAGGAGATTCCTACATCTCTAAAAACATTACAAACGgataaaaacacattttataaaatttgacccAAAAATATACTTCCCGCTAACAACATTACAAACGgataaaaacacattttataaaatttgaccgGAAAATACTTCCCCCTAAACATCCATGACTGAATGATTAAAACGCCCAACTCATAATTGACGAATTTGTAGGTTCAACTCCTATTATATGCTTTGCCAATGGAACcctccaataaaatatataatttttttatgatactGCAAACATCAGCACATTTTAACTTGCGGACAGGCAAAAGGAAGCAAGTTATCTTATATATAATCACGCAAGTTAAAAACTTACcaatatcccaaaaaaatataaataaaaaaaagtaaaaactataTACACAAGTAATTTTGTTTAGTTTCCACCTAGATGATTCCTCAAAAATGACAGTTGGCACGGTAGGCATAGCATAATTCAGAATAAACATACCACAATTATTcacttttatatttcattttttttttttcccccaaagcAATCaacaatttaaactttttatgaACTTCCAATATATCTAAACTCCTTGTTTACAGaagctttaaatattttaaagcataaaaattgaaattcaaaccaCAAAAAACCACGATTATTTTTACATAACATCAGCTGCATCAGCCTAAATGCACTgaactaataattaaaaaaaaaatcaaaaatttttttttttccaaatggtTTAGACACAACATGCACATGCACACCAACACCCAAGATGcaataaattttcattgaatGGAATGACGCTGAGCATTGGATTCGCGTAAATACTAAATGCAAATTGACTAAACCTCTTAATCACTTAATCAACTAAAATATGagaaaatcatatttttgtttatttaaatttttatttttcaaaaagactTGGgagtacaaaaagaaaaatgcacaaAATTAATGTACAAAACATAAGGTCCAAAAGAAAATCTTATAAACTTAAAATTCGAGactgaaacatatatatatatcaaccagTGGTTGATTGACGACTAgaagtaattaaaaaacaataaataagcaGCTTCGTCGCAGCATTCCCACCCGAAATAAAGGACTGCTATTTTGGATTGTAGAAGTAACATAAAATTTGGAGAAGAAATCTAGAAATCAATATAGGACAACATTTGAACCATCGAAACTagctccaaaaaaaattaaacatttttagCTAAAAGTATTCCACGGAAAGAAGTCTTAACAAATTCAGAGAACCTACCTATATTCAAAATGAAGCAAAAAGATTACAACCTTATCTGAAAATAAAATGCCGCATTTCTCTAAGTCGGGGCCATATATCACAAACATAAAActtgtaaaattaaatttgtcTTGGCAAATAATTCCTGGAGTGGATGTGAATTACAGAACCTGAGCGGCTGTGTTCAACTTTTCCGCTAAGCTGAGCTGTGTCCTAGTAATGCTTGACAAATATAACATGAGCAAATGGTCCTGCAACGAACAAAAACCAAAAGGTCAAATGCCATACAATTGATAGCAACACTGATAGCTTGAGCAGAAAAATTGCCAACACGATGGACAACCAGAACAAATATTAAAACCTAGCGAAGAACTATCAACATTTTTAAGATCTTAAACAACATAGTGCAGTTATGAATGTGGTCTACATTATACGGTGGTTACAAAATGCAGGTACACTTTCAAGTTGATGTCTCTTTCCTGACATATATTTCACATATTTCCAGTGTTTAATAAATCACCAAACTCTTGTACCATAAAAACAGCTCTGGCAAGGCTTAATGTAACTTGAAAATAACCTAAATCTAATTTTACCTGCAAGCTATCGTTCACAAGCTTATCAAAAGCTGTTGGAGGCAATTTGGGAAGTGATGCTACAGTATCTGATATAAATCTCCCTATGTTGTTATCCGGTGCAACACGCCCTTCCTGAGAGGGAAAAAGTTACAATTACCATATCAAGCAAAAAGCAAATTACACAGTGAAGAAGGTAATGCCTCCTTACCACGACATTATCTACATATTTGTAAACCTCATCAACTAGAGCTAGTAGCCGCTCCATTGAAGCTTCCATTCCTTCCAAATCAGTTGGAAGTTTGTCAACCATTGTTGTCTTCAGAATATCGACTGGAATcacagaaaataaatttcaaatcagaTCCAAACAATCTTCTAACTAGGAAGGTTGCTTTCAGCATTTCAATAGAATTCtgatttatgattaaaatatcatAACTGCTCAGAccaaaaatgatagaaaattgGCATGCGTTGTACAGTGCAATTCTAATCAAACAATAGACAATatccattcaaaataaataaataaataaaaattataatttcattggATCATCTTTTCTCTTGAATATCTGATATCATATTAATACATTAGCTTCAAGCTCAGAATGGAATCCATGCACAATGGATATGTGTGCATTTCATATGTGCATTGAAGTGAAATCatcaattaaaactaatataatttGGGGAAAGAATCCATTGTTGCCCAATGACATAAAACAAACTCTTCCTATTTAAGTAATGAGGACCTCATACTTGACACAATAATACGCAAAATTTTTAAACTTCAGTTGACATACCTATTCCCAAGGTATACACTTCCTCACCCTCTAATGCACACCCACATTGACTCCCATAGATTGACATATTACAGAAAAGAATAAACTCTGAAAATAGATTTGTCAAatcttaaaatatcaaaaatgtaAATATCACTTCAAGAATACTTACTATGATACAAATTTGATTAAAACATGAGTTACAAGCTTAAGACCATATGTTTCAGTACAGTGACCATAATAATACTTGTACAGCTGCAATCTAAAACAGTGCAATTTCATTTATTAGTATTATACTCGAATAGGGAAACAATCACACAGCAGACAACTGTTTCAAGAACTGTTGTAAAATCTAACACCCGACCATTGCTCTCAAGGATGTCTCATCTATCTCCAAAAACAATACACATTTCCAGCAAACATAAATAAGTAACAACTTTTCCACCAACTCAGAAAAAGTTAATTATATGTACGATGTAAGAGAGTGCACAGATAACCAACTAAATTACAAGAAATTAAAGCTTAAATGACTACATACATCCAACTCGCTCAGCTTCAACCATGCGGAGATCTAGGGGAATCTCTTGAAACTGTGCAGCAAGTTGCCGGTCTCCAAGAGACAAATTTACAGAAACATAAGCTTTTATGGTACCCTCTCCAGTACTGAACCCCGTATCAACAGTCAAATGAACAGGGTTGGAAACTTCTCTAGAATAAAATTCATGGATCAACGCACTACCACCAGTAACTCCTAAACCAGTTGAATACCTGTATATTACCCATGAAAGTGCaatattaaacattttttattaactcaagaaaaacaaaatttcctaTAATATATGCCTTAGTTATATTGCCTAGAAATGTTGTTGGTTCTTTTCAATAATTTGAAGTCCATAGAGGATGAAGCTCAAAACACAAACCACAGAAAAAAATTTCCAGTATTTGGCACTGTGTATTCTTACACATTGAAGTCAGAAACCATTAACCATGTAGAGTTAAACAGTGCTAGAAAAGTAAGAAAACATTCCTAATCTTCTGCACTGTGTATTTGAGCATGCCCTTCAACTACAGAAATGTAACAACCAAAGGAAAACTGAGATGTAGAAATATGTTTATAACGTCTGAAATCCGACAATCTAACCATAAATTGAAACACAACaataagaaataattttaagaaaaagacTTACCATCCAACAATGACTTCCTTTGGGTTCACCTTTTGATGTGATATCAACATATTGTGATGATAATCAATATCCAAAGCAACCTGTATTCATGATGagcaaatcaatttaaaaacagTAATTACTTCATAGGACTCTGGAAACTATCCATGTTTAGAAGAATTTAAAATCACAGCAATATCCATATATTCCAAATTTAAGGTCTTTCGGCAGATCACTGTTCCACGAATAAGACCACACCATAAGCCACTATGCCAACTTCTTAGTCTCTAATATGTGTTCACCGCCTATCAGAGGTACCTATTCTAATTTTTCTTCTCCTCTAATTCACCAAATACGGGAgtcattaaaatttatgttttcattCAGCCACAATTTCCGATAACCTGACACTGAGCATG
Proteins encoded:
- the LOC107413812 gene encoding WUSCHEL-related homeobox 5, whose product is MEEGMSGFCIKAGSVRGNGGCGGGGNRGGTGTKCGRWNPTTEQVKVLTDLFRSGLRTPSTDQIQKISSQLSFYGKIESKNVFYWFQNHKARERQKRRRVSIDEKDFILREEKNSYPKDYGEINQVSEPERVIETLQLFPINSFGESESERLRFHANECKETTAFPYAIDTGMDHPPLDLRLSFL
- the LOC107413780 gene encoding eukaryotic translation initiation factor 3 subunit F; its protein translation is MASEHTVLQFSSSSSASLSAKVHPLVIFNICDCYVRRPDQADRVIGTLLGSILPDGTVDIRNSYAVPHSESSDQVALDIDYHHNMLISHQKVNPKEVIVGWYSTGLGVTGGSALIHEFYSREVSNPVHLTVDTGFSTGEGTIKAYVSVNLSLGDRQLAAQFQEIPLDLRMVEAERVGFDILKTTMVDKLPTDLEGMEASMERLLALVDEVYKYVDNVVEGRVAPDNNIGRFISDTVASLPKLPPTAFDKLVNDSLQDHLLMLYLSSITRTQLSLAEKLNTAAQVL